One Stenotrophomonas sp. SAU14A_NAIMI4_5 DNA segment encodes these proteins:
- a CDS encoding xanthine dehydrogenase family protein subunit M, translated as MRAFTYERPASAADAIAAATRAPGARFIAGGTNLLDLMKLEVETPSHLIDVNGLGMDGIEATADGGVRIGALVRNTDLAADARVRRDYALLTRALVSGASGQLRNKATTAGNLLQRTRCPYFYDTAQACNKRLPGSGCAAVEGASRQLAIIGGSADCIATHPSDMAVAMMALGASVETLRADGTRRLIALDALYRPPGATPHLETTLLRGELIQTVILPPPAGGTHVYRKVRDRASYAFALVSVAAIVQADGSGRIALGGVAYKPWRSDAADAALPQGASAVISTLLQGAAPTGQNHFKAVLAERTLASILQDLRARA; from the coding sequence ATGAGGGCTTTCACCTATGAACGCCCTGCCAGCGCGGCCGATGCCATTGCCGCCGCCACGCGCGCACCGGGCGCACGCTTCATCGCAGGGGGCACCAACCTGCTCGACCTGATGAAGCTGGAAGTGGAAACGCCGTCGCATCTGATCGATGTGAACGGGCTGGGCATGGACGGCATCGAAGCGACGGCCGACGGCGGCGTCCGGATCGGTGCACTCGTGCGCAATACCGATCTGGCCGCAGACGCCCGCGTCCGTCGCGACTACGCCTTGCTGACCCGGGCGCTGGTGTCGGGTGCCTCCGGACAGCTGCGCAACAAGGCAACCACGGCAGGCAATCTCCTGCAGCGCACGCGCTGCCCCTACTTCTACGATACGGCCCAGGCCTGCAACAAGCGCCTGCCGGGCAGCGGGTGTGCCGCAGTTGAAGGCGCAAGCCGGCAGCTGGCGATTATCGGCGGCAGCGCAGACTGCATCGCCACGCATCCCAGCGACATGGCAGTGGCCATGATGGCCCTGGGCGCATCGGTGGAAACACTGCGTGCCGACGGCACGCGGCGGCTCATTGCGCTGGATGCCCTGTACCGCCCGCCGGGAGCAACGCCACACCTTGAGACCACGCTGCTGCGAGGCGAGCTGATCCAGACTGTGATCCTGCCACCCCCGGCAGGTGGCACCCATGTCTATCGGAAAGTGCGTGACCGCGCCTCCTATGCGTTTGCGCTTGTTTCGGTTGCTGCCATCGTGCAGGCCGATGGCAGCGGGCGCATCGCCCTGGGCGGCGTGGCCTACAAGCCATGGCGCAGCGACGCCGCCGACGCCGCGCTGCCGCAGGGCGCTTCGGCCGTCATCTCGACGCTGTTGCAGGGTGCGGCACCGACCGGCCAGAACCACTTCAAGGCGGTACTGGCCGAACGCACGCTGGCATCCATCCTGCAGGATCTGAGGGCGCGCGCATGA
- a CDS encoding XdhC/CoxI family protein codes for MTTSFFPAPLDLETGNARPALRAAADAARNRSPAVLAIVVQTEGSTYSRAGTCVLFAGDEQIGWLSGGCLEPELARAACRVAAEGQLCWVKIDTRDDDALFSGNAVGCRGCQWIALLPLHELPGLADCLDVWLQGRDTLRLSLATKGLVEGRCAGSSFCTQLPVLKSDEAIETSAWRLQWHRPPLVQLHGAGPEALTLVPMLEHQGWLIQIVEPRRAWQARLPALQQTNEEQADRQVDAALVMHHNFELDLDALRLLARSRIPFIGLLGPRQRRDDLFKLLDAGTRVALEPRLRSPIGLALGGRGPEAIALSITAQLQAWRHGSALGST; via the coding sequence ATGACGACGTCGTTCTTTCCCGCACCGCTGGACCTTGAAACGGGCAATGCGCGGCCCGCCCTGCGTGCTGCTGCCGATGCCGCACGCAATCGCTCTCCGGCGGTGCTGGCCATCGTGGTGCAGACCGAAGGATCAACCTACAGCCGTGCGGGGACCTGCGTGTTGTTTGCCGGCGACGAACAGATCGGCTGGCTCAGTGGCGGCTGCCTTGAGCCGGAGCTCGCACGTGCGGCCTGCAGAGTCGCAGCGGAAGGGCAGCTCTGCTGGGTAAAAATTGATACCCGCGATGATGATGCGCTGTTTTCCGGCAACGCCGTGGGCTGCCGCGGCTGCCAGTGGATCGCGCTGCTGCCGTTGCACGAGTTGCCGGGCCTGGCAGACTGCCTGGATGTCTGGCTGCAGGGCCGTGACACCCTGCGCCTGTCCCTGGCGACCAAGGGTCTTGTTGAAGGTCGCTGCGCCGGATCTTCGTTCTGCACCCAACTGCCGGTGCTCAAGAGCGACGAGGCCATCGAGACCAGCGCATGGCGCCTGCAATGGCACCGGCCACCGCTGGTGCAGCTGCATGGCGCCGGACCTGAGGCATTGACGCTGGTGCCAATGCTGGAACATCAGGGCTGGCTCATACAGATCGTGGAGCCGCGAAGGGCGTGGCAGGCGCGCCTGCCAGCGCTGCAGCAGACGAACGAGGAACAGGCAGACCGCCAAGTGGATGCGGCACTGGTCATGCACCACAACTTCGAGCTGGACCTGGATGCGTTGCGATTGCTTGCCCGATCAAGGATTCCTTTCATCGGATTGCTGGGCCCTCGCCAGCGCAGGGATGATCTGTTCAAGCTGCTGGACGCAGGTACGCGCGTCGCGCTTGAGCCCCGGCTGCGCTCACCCATCGGCCTGGCACTGGGCGGACGGGGGCCCGAGGCAATCGCCCTGAGCATCACCGCCCAGCTGCAGGCATGGCGCCATGGCAGCGCACTGGGCAGTACGTGA
- the paoC gene encoding aldehyde oxidoreductase molybdenum-binding subunit PaoC, with the protein MKFTTPAGTNPIDARKVVGQPHPRIDGPLKVSGKATYAYEWHDALPETPAYGVVVGAGIATGTVATLDLEPARRSPGVLAIVTADNAGPLQRVKRNAAPLLGGPTISHYHQALAVVVAETFEQARAAAARVRVRYAPRHGSFDLAAARKDEASLKTPEPDARVGDFEKAFQQADITLDATYHTPDQSHAMMEPHATLAAWDGDHLTVWTSNQMIDWGRTDLARTLGIPKDNVRLVSPYIGGGFGGKLFLRSDALLAALAARAAKRPVKVALQRPLVANNTTHRPATIQRIRLGASPNGTLTAIGHESWSGNLAGGSPEEAVQQTRFLYAGAHRLAALRLAALDLPEGNAMRAPGETPGLMALEIAMDEMAEKVGLDPIEFRIRNDTQVDPSDPSRPFSQRQLVQCLQSGASRFGWERRSAVPAANRDGRWLVGMGVAAGFRNNLVMKSGARVRLATDGHVTVETDMTDIGTGSYTIIGQTAAEMLGVPLEQVTVKLGDSRFPVAAGSGGQWGANSSTAGVYAACMALRTKVASALGMDAAVARFEDGHVIDGQRRASLTEATGSGEMVAEDSIEFGTLQEKFQQSTFAAHFVEVGVDVATGETRIRRMLAVCAAGRILNPTTARSQVIGAMTMGIGAALSEELVVDPRLGFFVNHDLAGYEVPVHADVPHQEVVFLDEADAVSSPMKAKGVGELGLCGVSAAIANAVYNATGVRVRNYPLTLDKLLAGLPDLA; encoded by the coding sequence ATGAAGTTCACTACGCCTGCTGGCACCAATCCCATCGATGCAAGGAAGGTCGTCGGGCAACCGCACCCTCGCATCGACGGTCCATTGAAGGTTTCAGGAAAGGCGACCTACGCCTACGAGTGGCATGACGCGCTACCCGAAACGCCGGCTTACGGCGTGGTCGTCGGCGCAGGGATAGCCACCGGAACCGTCGCGACACTGGATCTCGAGCCCGCTCGCCGCTCGCCAGGCGTCCTGGCCATCGTCACTGCCGACAATGCAGGGCCGCTGCAGCGCGTGAAGCGCAACGCTGCGCCGCTGCTCGGTGGCCCGACCATCAGCCACTATCATCAGGCGCTGGCGGTGGTGGTTGCCGAGACCTTCGAGCAGGCACGCGCGGCGGCCGCCAGGGTCCGCGTGCGCTACGCGCCCCGGCACGGTTCATTCGACCTGGCTGCGGCCCGCAAGGATGAGGCGTCACTGAAGACGCCCGAACCCGATGCCCGGGTGGGCGATTTCGAAAAGGCATTCCAGCAGGCCGACATCACCCTCGATGCGACGTACCACACCCCTGACCAGTCACACGCCATGATGGAGCCGCATGCAACGCTGGCGGCCTGGGACGGTGACCACCTGACCGTGTGGACATCCAACCAGATGATCGACTGGGGCCGGACGGACCTGGCCAGGACGCTGGGCATACCGAAGGACAATGTACGACTGGTATCGCCTTACATTGGCGGGGGCTTCGGCGGAAAGCTGTTCCTGCGCTCCGATGCCCTGCTTGCAGCGCTCGCGGCACGTGCGGCGAAGCGCCCGGTGAAGGTAGCGCTGCAACGCCCGCTGGTCGCCAACAACACGACTCACCGACCCGCCACCATCCAGCGCATCCGGCTGGGCGCATCCCCGAACGGAACGTTGACCGCCATCGGACACGAATCCTGGTCAGGCAACCTCGCGGGCGGCTCGCCCGAGGAAGCCGTGCAGCAGACCCGTTTCCTGTATGCCGGCGCGCATCGGCTGGCCGCCCTGCGATTGGCTGCGCTGGATCTTCCCGAAGGCAACGCGATGCGCGCACCTGGCGAGACGCCCGGGCTGATGGCCCTGGAAATCGCCATGGATGAGATGGCTGAGAAGGTCGGGCTGGATCCGATCGAGTTCCGCATCCGCAACGATACGCAGGTCGACCCCAGCGATCCGTCTCGTCCGTTTTCGCAGCGACAACTGGTGCAGTGCCTGCAATCCGGCGCCTCGCGCTTTGGCTGGGAGCGTCGCAGCGCCGTCCCGGCCGCCAATCGCGATGGACGATGGCTGGTCGGCATGGGTGTGGCAGCGGGCTTCCGCAACAACCTGGTTATGAAGTCCGGCGCGCGCGTGCGCCTGGCCACTGATGGGCACGTGACCGTCGAGACCGACATGACCGATATCGGCACCGGCAGCTACACCATCATCGGCCAGACCGCCGCCGAAATGCTGGGCGTTCCCCTGGAGCAGGTCACGGTGAAGCTGGGCGACTCGCGCTTTCCGGTTGCCGCCGGCTCCGGCGGACAGTGGGGTGCCAACAGTTCTACTGCAGGCGTCTACGCGGCCTGCATGGCATTGCGGACCAAGGTCGCCAGCGCGCTGGGGATGGATGCTGCCGTGGCACGGTTTGAAGACGGCCATGTCATCGATGGGCAACGACGCGCTTCCCTGACAGAGGCAACTGGCAGCGGGGAAATGGTTGCCGAGGACAGCATCGAGTTCGGAACCTTGCAGGAGAAGTTCCAGCAATCGACCTTCGCCGCGCATTTCGTGGAGGTCGGCGTTGATGTCGCGACGGGCGAAACGCGCATCCGGCGGATGCTGGCCGTCTGCGCTGCGGGACGCATCCTGAATCCCACGACGGCGCGCAGCCAGGTCATAGGCGCGATGACGATGGGCATCGGTGCTGCGCTGTCGGAGGAACTGGTCGTCGACCCGCGCTTGGGCTTCTTCGTCAACCATGATCTGGCAGGCTACGAGGTTCCGGTGCATGCCGATGTGCCCCACCAGGAGGTGGTGTTCCTCGACGAGGCCGATGCCGTGTCATCGCCCATGAAAGCCAAGGGCGTCGGCGAGCTGGGCTTGTGTGGTGTCAGTGCCGCCATCGCCAACGCCGTCTATAACGCAACCGGCGTACGGGTCAGGAATTACCCGCTGACGCTGGACAAGCTGCTGGCAGGCCTGCCAGACCTCGCATGA
- the paoA gene encoding aldehyde dehydrogenase iron-sulfur subunit PaoA: MNPPSKLPLTRRDMLKLSAGSATTMAMPAAVAAAAEPDRSSARAPVTTQVTFKVNGASRSLLLDTRVTLLDALREHLQLTGTKKGCDHGQCGACTVLLDGRRINACLTLAVMHEGASITTIEGMGSPGNLSDMQAAFVKHDGFQCGYCTPGQICSAVAVLDEIQRDVPSHATARLDEPAALTPEEIRERMSGNICRCGAYSNIIEAIQDAAGKRS; the protein is encoded by the coding sequence ATGAATCCCCCTTCCAAGCTTCCGCTCACGCGGCGCGACATGCTCAAGCTCAGTGCGGGCTCGGCCACCACCATGGCCATGCCCGCCGCTGTCGCTGCCGCCGCCGAGCCCGACCGCTCCTCCGCACGCGCCCCGGTCACCACGCAGGTGACCTTCAAAGTGAACGGTGCAAGCCGCTCACTGCTGCTCGACACCCGGGTCACCCTGCTGGATGCGCTGCGTGAGCACCTGCAGCTGACGGGCACAAAAAAGGGCTGCGACCATGGGCAGTGCGGTGCCTGCACCGTCCTGCTGGACGGCCGTCGCATCAATGCGTGCTTGACCCTGGCGGTGATGCATGAAGGCGCCAGCATTACCACCATCGAGGGAATGGGATCACCTGGCAACCTCAGCGACATGCAGGCCGCCTTCGTCAAGCATGATGGTTTCCAGTGCGGTTACTGCACGCCGGGCCAGATCTGCTCGGCCGTGGCGGTGCTCGACGAAATCCAGCGGGATGTCCCCAGCCACGCCACTGCGCGCCTGGACGAGCCTGCGGCACTGACACCTGAAGAGATCCGCGAACGGATGAGCGGCAATATCTGCCGCTGCGGCGCCTACTCCAACATCATCGAAGCGATCCAGGATGCAGCGGGGAAGCGCTCATGA
- a CDS encoding nucleotidyltransferase family protein, with amino-acid sequence MAPWQRTGQYVSGHAAVVLAAGMSRRLGRPKQWLQINGESLLRRAARLASETDPDVLIVLTPQGPAFGPELAGLRAVQVQNPTPGLGVGSSLLLAAPHLGTARQVLVLVCDQPRLHAAHLRALLDAAASTPCHCAATLEGGVPGSPAVVPAAWFNDLPQSGSEHGFGRRLRQTPGVALCASDVCLRDIDNPDDLRAASAAGWIDRPPQ; translated from the coding sequence ATGGCGCCATGGCAGCGCACTGGGCAGTACGTGAGCGGGCACGCTGCCGTGGTGCTCGCCGCCGGAATGAGCCGTCGCCTGGGCCGACCCAAGCAGTGGCTTCAGATCAATGGCGAATCACTGCTGCGGCGTGCAGCGCGGCTGGCGTCTGAGACAGATCCGGACGTGCTGATCGTACTGACGCCGCAGGGCCCTGCCTTCGGTCCGGAGCTGGCCGGACTGCGTGCCGTCCAGGTGCAGAATCCCACGCCCGGGCTGGGGGTCGGCAGCAGCCTCCTGCTGGCAGCGCCGCACCTCGGCACCGCCCGCCAGGTGCTGGTCCTGGTCTGCGACCAACCGCGCCTCCATGCGGCACATCTTCGTGCCCTGCTCGACGCCGCCGCCAGCACGCCGTGCCACTGCGCTGCTACGCTGGAAGGCGGGGTGCCGGGTTCGCCGGCCGTTGTCCCCGCCGCGTGGTTCAACGACCTGCCGCAGAGCGGTAGCGAACACGGTTTCGGTCGCCGCCTGCGGCAGACCCCGGGCGTCGCCCTTTGTGCCAGCGACGTGTGCCTCCGTGACATCGACAACCCGGACGATCTGCGCGCCGCATCTGCCGCCGGGTGGATCGACAGGCCGCCGCAATGA
- a CDS encoding AprI/Inh family metalloprotease inhibitor, whose amino-acid sequence MMAKLFPHYGLLALCSLALPVAAVAQDASIGFGQDTTTTQSSSSSSQTTVTTQSDTGTSQDGSDQTQGDSDFGNMGSMTTEITTTGSSHSESRSHGSDVEVDIGRPDNRGDDWGRDRHRGGPPINDSDLFGDWTLGQENGSSCTITLKDSQWFGGYGAWVPAGCPDGFFSVNRWLLSGNQLLLTDTNNQVIGRFRPSGGGRWSGRRESDGTRIYLNPRQR is encoded by the coding sequence ATGATGGCCAAGCTCTTCCCGCATTACGGGCTGCTGGCGTTGTGCAGCCTTGCCCTCCCTGTCGCTGCCGTGGCCCAGGACGCGTCGATCGGCTTCGGCCAGGACACCACCACCACGCAGTCGTCCAGCAGCAGCTCACAGACCACCGTCACCACCCAGTCGGACACCGGCACCAGCCAGGATGGCAGCGACCAGACGCAGGGCGATTCCGACTTCGGCAACATGGGCTCGATGACCACCGAGATCACGACCACCGGCAGTTCGCATTCGGAGTCACGCAGCCACGGTTCCGACGTCGAAGTGGATATCGGCCGCCCCGACAACCGCGGTGACGACTGGGGCCGTGACCGCCACCGCGGTGGCCCCCCGATCAACGACAGCGATCTGTTCGGCGACTGGACGCTGGGCCAGGAGAACGGCAGCAGCTGCACCATCACCCTGAAGGACAGCCAGTGGTTCGGCGGCTACGGCGCGTGGGTGCCGGCTGGCTGCCCCGATGGCTTCTTCTCGGTCAACCGCTGGCTGCTGTCAGGCAACCAGCTGCTGCTGACCGACACCAACAACCAGGTCATCGGCCGTTTCCGCCCGAGCGGTGGCGGACGCTGGTCGGGCCGCCGCGAGTCGGACGGCACCCGCATCTACCTCAACCCCCGACAGCGCTGA
- a CDS encoding cation diffusion facilitator family transporter, translating into MAAPTGSRLVVYAALFGNLAIAIAKFVAAGISGSSAMLSEGVHSLVDTLNEVLLLYGLHRAEKSPDTLHPFGYGRELYFWSFIVALLVFAAGAGVSAYEGIQHIRHPQPATNHALSYTVLGVSLLFEGSSWYIALREFRRSKGAMGYFEAFRRSKDPSTFTVLLEDSAALLGLGFALAGLLAAQLLDMPVLDGVASLCIAAVLAVTAFLLARETKGLLVGEPAHPAVAQRIMAVAVTDPDLLRANGVTTMQMGPEQVVAMLSAEFEDDRRTPQIEACITRIETAVKDEFPELVALFVKPQTPEVFAARQAALKKHS; encoded by the coding sequence ATGGCCGCTCCCACAGGCTCACGCCTGGTCGTATACGCCGCACTGTTCGGCAACCTTGCCATCGCCATCGCCAAGTTCGTCGCCGCCGGCATTTCCGGCAGTTCGGCCATGCTGAGCGAAGGCGTGCATTCGCTGGTCGATACGCTCAACGAAGTCCTGCTGCTGTACGGCCTGCACCGTGCCGAGAAGTCGCCCGACACGCTGCATCCGTTCGGCTATGGGCGTGAGCTGTACTTCTGGAGCTTCATCGTCGCCCTGCTGGTGTTTGCCGCCGGCGCCGGTGTATCGGCCTACGAAGGCATCCAGCACATCCGCCATCCGCAGCCGGCCACGAACCACGCCCTCAGTTACACGGTGCTGGGCGTATCGCTGCTGTTCGAAGGCAGCTCGTGGTACATCGCCCTGCGCGAATTCCGCCGCAGCAAGGGGGCGATGGGCTACTTCGAGGCCTTCCGGCGCAGCAAGGATCCGTCCACCTTCACCGTGCTGCTGGAAGACAGCGCGGCGCTGCTCGGCCTGGGCTTTGCCCTCGCCGGCCTGCTCGCCGCGCAGCTGCTGGACATGCCCGTGCTCGACGGGGTGGCCTCCCTGTGCATCGCCGCCGTGCTCGCGGTGACCGCCTTCCTGCTGGCCCGCGAAACCAAGGGCCTGCTGGTGGGTGAACCGGCGCACCCGGCGGTGGCACAGCGGATCATGGCGGTGGCGGTGACCGATCCCGACCTGCTGCGTGCAAATGGCGTGACCACCATGCAGATGGGCCCGGAACAGGTGGTCGCCATGCTCAGTGCCGAGTTCGAGGATGACCGCCGGACACCGCAGATTGAGGCCTGCATCACCCGTATCGAGACGGCGGTCAAGGACGAATTTCCCGAACTGGTGGCATTGTTCGTCAAGCCGCAGACCCCGGAAGTCTTCGCAGCACGGCAGGCCGCCTTGAAGAAACACAGCTGA
- a CDS encoding PAS domain-containing sensor histidine kinase, with product MALAAGAIVGTWFWDVPNDQLTVDEALARAFGLDPALAQRKLQLHEVLGTVHPDDLAGLTSAIEHAVRHGGRFAHQYRTRGADGGYHWLESIGRVDLDENGRALRFPGVLIDIDERLRVQAERDQAQALLRSFVEAAPGVMYAKDRQGRLLMGNSGTTALIGRPPAEYLGRTDAELLANPAQAAAVMITDERVMSSGRSEQLEEEVSFPDGRRAWWLSTKAPLRNDAGEVIGLVGTSLDITDRKSAEAERLDIEERYRLAAQATNDAIWDWRMVDGHVVWNEALSSLFGHPVKETSAQWWLDHIHPEDRERIDRNIHAVIDGDGITWTGEYRFRRADGSYAAVLDRGAVLRDVDGRPQRMIGAMLDLSGRKAAEAALAEGEERLRLATEAGELGLWDLDLVQKVLLWPARMKAMFGISPDAEVDIEDFRNGLHPDDRAATLAALDASADPQRRANYDVEYRTVGKEDGVVRWVAAKGRGIFEAGRCVRLLGVAIDITARKAADERLRELNEQLEARVRAEVAERMRVEDALRQSRKMEAVGQLSGGIAHDFNNMLATVIGPLDLLALRIGDSDARAVRYIEMALDGAQRAAQLTQRLLAFSRQQPLQPVALDVNHLVAGMTDLLVHSLGSSVILETVLGGGQWWTHADANQLENVILNLAVNARDAMPGGGRLTLQTSNCPIGLASVAEHGGVPTGDYVRIAVTDTGGGMAPEVMARAFDPFFTTKPVGQGTGLGLSQVYGFVQQSNGHVRLQSAPGTGTTVIIYLPRLLAEVDALPPAKADVAPLFGGGAEQILVVDDDAAVRAFSVDALSELGYRVLSADGAASALPLLQAHPGIALLFTDVVMPGVNGRQLADKALARHPHLKVLFATGNSRNALVDDGVLDAHVQLIGKPFTISELATRVRAVLSAER from the coding sequence ATGGCGCTGGCAGCGGGTGCCATCGTCGGCACCTGGTTCTGGGATGTGCCGAACGACCAGCTGACCGTTGATGAAGCCCTGGCCCGCGCGTTCGGGCTCGACCCGGCGCTTGCGCAGCGCAAGCTGCAGCTGCACGAGGTGCTGGGCACGGTGCACCCCGATGACCTGGCCGGGCTGACCTCGGCCATCGAGCATGCCGTGCGGCACGGCGGCCGCTTCGCGCATCAGTACCGCACGCGCGGCGCCGATGGCGGTTACCACTGGCTGGAAAGCATCGGCCGCGTCGACCTGGACGAGAACGGTCGGGCACTGCGCTTCCCTGGCGTCCTGATCGACATCGACGAACGGCTGCGGGTGCAGGCCGAGCGTGACCAGGCCCAGGCCCTGCTGCGCTCCTTTGTTGAGGCCGCGCCGGGCGTGATGTATGCCAAGGATCGCCAGGGCCGCCTGCTGATGGGCAACAGCGGCACAACGGCACTGATCGGGCGCCCCCCGGCGGAGTATCTCGGGCGGACCGATGCCGAGCTGTTGGCCAACCCCGCTCAGGCTGCAGCGGTGATGATTACCGACGAGCGGGTAATGTCCAGCGGCCGCAGCGAGCAGTTGGAAGAAGAAGTCAGCTTTCCAGACGGCCGCCGGGCCTGGTGGCTGTCGACCAAGGCGCCGCTGCGCAACGATGCTGGCGAAGTGATCGGCCTGGTCGGCACCTCGCTGGACATCACCGACCGCAAGTCGGCCGAGGCCGAGCGTCTCGACATCGAGGAACGCTATCGACTGGCCGCACAGGCCACAAACGATGCGATCTGGGACTGGCGCATGGTCGACGGGCACGTCGTCTGGAACGAGGCGCTGTCCAGCCTGTTCGGTCACCCGGTGAAGGAGACCAGCGCGCAGTGGTGGCTCGACCACATCCATCCCGAAGACCGCGAGCGCATCGATCGCAACATCCACGCCGTCATCGACGGCGACGGCATCACCTGGACCGGCGAGTATCGCTTCCGTCGCGCAGATGGCAGCTATGCCGCCGTGCTTGATCGTGGTGCGGTGCTGCGCGACGTTGATGGCCGCCCGCAGCGGATGATCGGCGCCATGCTCGACCTGTCCGGACGCAAGGCGGCCGAAGCAGCGCTGGCCGAGGGTGAGGAGCGCCTGCGCCTGGCCACGGAAGCAGGCGAGCTTGGGTTATGGGACCTGGACCTGGTGCAGAAAGTCCTGCTCTGGCCCGCGCGCATGAAGGCGATGTTCGGCATCTCCCCCGACGCGGAGGTGGACATCGAGGATTTCCGCAACGGCCTGCATCCGGACGATCGTGCCGCGACGCTGGCAGCACTCGATGCATCTGCCGATCCACAGCGGCGCGCCAACTACGATGTGGAGTACCGTACCGTCGGCAAGGAAGATGGCGTGGTGCGCTGGGTCGCGGCCAAGGGCCGGGGCATCTTCGAGGCCGGGCGCTGCGTACGCCTGCTGGGCGTGGCCATCGATATCACCGCACGCAAGGCGGCCGACGAGCGCCTCCGCGAGTTGAACGAGCAGCTGGAAGCGCGGGTGCGTGCCGAAGTGGCGGAGCGCATGCGGGTGGAGGACGCGCTGCGGCAGAGCCGCAAGATGGAAGCCGTCGGCCAGCTCAGCGGCGGCATCGCGCACGACTTCAACAACATGCTGGCCACGGTGATCGGCCCGCTGGACCTGCTGGCGCTGCGTATCGGCGACAGTGATGCACGCGCGGTGCGCTACATCGAGATGGCCCTGGACGGTGCCCAGCGTGCCGCCCAGCTGACCCAGCGGCTGCTGGCCTTCTCACGCCAGCAGCCGCTGCAGCCGGTTGCCCTGGACGTGAACCATCTGGTGGCCGGCATGACCGATCTGCTGGTGCATTCGCTCGGCAGCAGCGTCATCCTCGAAACCGTGCTGGGTGGCGGCCAGTGGTGGACGCACGCCGATGCCAACCAGCTGGAGAACGTGATCCTCAATCTGGCGGTGAACGCGCGCGATGCCATGCCGGGCGGCGGTCGCCTGACGCTGCAGACCAGCAACTGCCCGATCGGCCTGGCCAGCGTGGCCGAGCACGGCGGCGTCCCCACCGGCGATTACGTGCGCATCGCCGTGACCGACACCGGCGGCGGCATGGCGCCCGAGGTGATGGCACGCGCGTTCGATCCGTTCTTCACCACCAAGCCGGTCGGCCAGGGCACCGGCCTGGGCCTGTCGCAGGTCTATGGCTTCGTGCAGCAGTCCAACGGGCACGTCCGCCTGCAGTCCGCACCCGGCACGGGCACCACCGTCATCATCTACCTGCCGCGCCTGCTGGCCGAGGTGGACGCCCTGCCGCCGGCCAAGGCCGATGTGGCGCCGCTGTTCGGCGGTGGCGCCGAGCAGATCCTGGTGGTGGACGATGACGCAGCGGTACGCGCGTTCTCGGTCGATGCGCTGTCCGAACTCGGCTACCGCGTGCTGTCGGCCGATGGCGCTGCCAGCGCCCTGCCCCTGCTGCAGGCCCACCCCGGCATCGCGCTGCTGTTCACCGACGTGGTGATGCCCGGGGTCAACGGCCGCCAGCTCGCCGACAAGGCCCTGGCGCGGCATCCGCACCTGAAGGTCCTGTTCGCCACCGGCAACAGCCGCAATGCCCTGGTCGACGACGGCGTGCTGGACGCGCATGTGCAGCTGATCGGCAAGCCATTCACCATCAGCGAACTCGCCACGCGCGTCCGCGCCGTCCTCTCCGCGGAACGCTGA